The genomic stretch AGTTGCGTAGTAACTTTCATCGTTGAGTACAATAATTTGAAGTTAGTAACTATAACTACAAAAATATCAATTATTCAATACTTTGCGAAAGTCCTGATATAAATTACATTTCTAAATAATCATTTATGATTGATTAAAAAGGATTACAAGAATCCGTAACTTATACAAGAAAAGAGGCTTCCTTAACTCTATCCTAATGTATTATGTTTTAATATTGTTAATCAGTGCAATATATTTTAATCCGTTGTTACACATAATTCTGTCATATAAGTCAGATTTAAAAATTTTTGTGTAATAACTTGCTTTCAAAAGGAAATACTGAAGCTTTCAGTAGTAGTCATACCACTATGCTCAATGCCTGATTCTATGATTTCACTAGATTCAAGCCTTACTCCCTTTAAATTAAAGTTAATACACGAATGCTATAAAAGTGTATCAAACACAACTACACCTACCAAAAGTTTTACTAAGCTTCTATTCAAACAACAAAAAGATGTGGAAAATAATTAATTTAAGGAACGATGCGAATCTTATTTAGATTGGATTAGCATGATCATTAAGGCAATTAATAAAAACCACAAGCTCTTTTTATTCGTATCATTAATATAGGCTCTTAACCTCCCTTATGGGCCTTTCTTTATAAGTAAAGTTACAAATTTTATTTATAATAATACAAAAAAATATTATATATGTTTATAAAAAAGTAAAAATTTAACAAAAATGAATTTATAACGGTATAAATACATTCAAAAATGGTTCATATTGAATATGCAATACTAAACAATACTGTACTTTTTAGTAACATTGGTCATATAAGTGGATAAAAACAGCAATCAATGATGGTTAAATGATATGTGATATTAAGTTTTTCAATTCATTTCTAGTATTTTTATATCAATACCAAATGTAACAATTATGATTTAGATGACATTTTAGGTGGTTTTTACAAAAAAATTATTAAATTTGTGTAATTAAAAAATCAAGTTTAATTAAAATACCAAAATTAAAAATCTCTAATCTTACTTTAAGATAACAAAGAATTTTGTATGTGCTATTCATGCGACTGTTGTATAGATTTACGATTATCTAATCGATCAAGTGATTTATTGGTTAAATTTGAAAAACTGAATGTTAATTTTATATAAATTGATTTATTTCCAACGTCAATAAAATGTAGAAAGGCAGACAAATTAATAGATTTAACTAATAATCAGTTTTATATTTTACATTGGACTTTATACATATTTCAGGCTGATTTAGGTATATAATATATTTTAATCACTACCTATTTTTTAACTCTAGTTTATTGTGCAATTATCATTTAATTTTAAATTAAACAGGCATATTTTATATGCTTTTATACTAAGCCTATTAGTGCTAACTACTGGTTGTGTTCAACAAACAGAAATGGCTACATCGAATATCCGTTCTCAAATAAAACAACCGAATGAAGGTAAAGTGTTCCCTACACTAGAAACAGGAAAAATAACAAAAAAAAAGGATATTCCTGTAAATATAAATAATAGATCCACTGCGCTTCATATAGCAATTGAAAATCGTAATTGGCCAGTCATCAAGTGGTTACTATTTAACGTAAAAGCTAATGTGCATGCAAAAAACGAATATGGAAACACTCCTCTTCATATAGCAACCGAAAAAGGGAATATACTAGTCATAAGTTGGCTACTTAGACTTGGTGCTAATGTGAATGCAAAAAATAAAGATGGAGCAACTTCTCTTCATATAGCAATTCAAAATTGTAATTGGCCAATCGTAGATTGGCTAATATTTGAGGGAAAGGCTAATGTAAATGCAGAAAAAGAATATGAAAACGCTCCTCTTCATACAGCAACTGAAAAAGGTAATGCAATAATCATGTATCATCTACTTAAACTCGGTGCTAATGTGCATGCAAAAAATAAAGATGGAGAAACCCCTCTTCATATAGCAACTCAAAATAATGATTTACTAGCGATGGAGATACTAATTAACAATGGTGCTGATGTGGATACATTCAATAATAATGGTACCACTCCTGTGCATATTGCAGCTAAAATGGGGTATGTTGCAGCTCTTAAAAGATTATTAAAATGCAACCCTGATATTACGAAAACAGATATGATAGGAAACACTCCACTGCATCTTGCAGCCGAAAAAGGGCATAAAGAAATTGTTGAAATATTAATTCAACATGGTTATAGTCCATTTTCAAAGGACTGCTGTGGCAATACTCCTTATTTTAGCAATTCAGACCAGATATGAACATATCCTAGCATTAAGCAATAATCTGCAACTTTTTTTAGAAATGGATATCATGCTGACTTTAAAGCAAACCTAAGGATACAATCGTTTAGGATCACGAGGGAATAGGCTACAATAACGGATATCTGAAAGCCCTAAGAAATACCGTAAAATACGCTCTAAACCAATACCAGCACCGGCATGAGGAGGTGCACCATACTTGAATGCATCAAGATAGTGACGTATGGTATTGGGATCTATGCCCAATGCAGCTACGCGCTCAGTTAACATAACATAATCATGTACACGTTGTGCTCCGGAAAGAATCTCCTCTCCCCGCAACATAAAATCATAGGAGTTAGAATATCTATGATCTTGTGAATCAGGCATGGTATAAAATGGACGCACATTGGATGGGTATCTGGTAACTACATATAAATCTGTTTTATACTTTTCTTTTACAATAGCACCTAAGCTTTTCTCATCCTCTGAAGAAAAATCATCAAAATCGCCAATCTCTTTGCCATGTGCTCTTAATAATGCGACAGCATCCGAAAATTCAATGGTGACTAATTCCGATGCAAGGGTAAGCTGGGGAAGATCAAAAAAAGTTTGTATAATTTCTAGCTCCTTCTTGTATGTTTCACTCAACCTTTCAAATACATATACAAACATAGCATAAAGTACATGAACTACTTCCATATAGGTTTGATCAATGACCATCTCAAGATCCACACCCACAAACTCTGTAAGATGTCTATTCGTATTGGAGTTTTCTGCACGAAAGACTGGGCCTATTTCGAATACCCGCTTCATGTCACCAATAATAGCCATTTGTTTATACAACTGAGGACTTTGTGCCAAACAGGCAGGTTTACCAAAATAATCGACCTTAAATACATCCGCACCACCTTCTGAGGCACCACCTATTAGCTTTGGGGTTTTGATTTCTATAAATTTGTTTTCCCGAAAATATTTTTGAATATAAAAAAGAAATCCATCATTCATACGCATGATAGACTGGGTAAGCTGTGTGCGCAAATCCAACACACGATTATCTAACCGTTTAAAAAACTGAATGGAGGGTAACTGTGGGTTGTCATTTTTTTTCTCTTCTGTTATAGAAGCTTCTTTGAGCGTAATAGGTAAATCTAACACAGACCTACTAAGAATAGTATAACTGTTAATCTCCAATTCAATAGATTTTTGTGAACAGGCTAGTACAGGTTTTTCTGCACAATAGACTTTGCCAACTATTTCAATAAAAGATTCATTCTCTATTTTACGTAACACGTTATAGTCATCTAAAGATAAAGGAGTGCTCACACTTTCTCTTTGTTTTAGTGCGACAGCTTGCAAAGTATCTATGCCATCTCGCAAAATCAAAAACAACACCCTACCACAGTCTTTTTTAGAGAAAACACGTCCCCTAAGTCTAACCACCTCTTGCTCATTTGAAACAGAAAGATTTTTTATCTCTGAAAGTTGATACATGATTTTAAAAGTTTATGCTAAAAAAAGTATATTTAATAGGTTAAGTAGTTTCCGGATGGTAACAGGCAAACTCATGAGAAGATGTTCCTATGACTTTAGTCACCGAAGGATACATTTTAGCGCACTGTACTGTAGCTTTCCAACATCTTGGATGAAAATGACAACCTGTAGGTAAATCCATTGGACTGGGAACATCTCCCTGTAAAATAATGCGTTCTTTTCTATTAGACAGATCTGTTGTAAGTATAGCAGAAAAAAGAGCGTTTGTATAAGGATGTTTAGGATTGCTATAGATTTCATCTGCTGGAGCAGTTTCTACAATCTTACCTAAATACATAACTACAACATGATCTGCAATAAACTCTACTACTTTAAGGTCATGAGAAATAAAAAGATAGGTTAAACCTAGATCCTTCTGTAAGTCCATTAATAGATTAATAACTTGAGCTTGTACAGAAACATCCAGC from Cardinium endosymbiont of Culicoides punctatus encodes the following:
- the aspS gene encoding aspartate--tRNA(Asn) ligase yields the protein MYQLSEIKNLSVSNEQEVVRLRGRVFSKKDCGRVLFLILRDGIDTLQAVALKQRESVSTPLSLDDYNVLRKIENESFIEIVGKVYCAEKPVLACSQKSIELEINSYTILSRSVLDLPITLKEASITEEKKNDNPQLPSIQFFKRLDNRVLDLRTQLTQSIMRMNDGFLFYIQKYFRENKFIEIKTPKLIGGASEGGADVFKVDYFGKPACLAQSPQLYKQMAIIGDMKRVFEIGPVFRAENSNTNRHLTEFVGVDLEMVIDQTYMEVVHVLYAMFVYVFERLSETYKKELEIIQTFFDLPQLTLASELVTIEFSDAVALLRAHGKEIGDFDDFSSEDEKSLGAIVKEKYKTDLYVVTRYPSNVRPFYTMPDSQDHRYSNSYDFMLRGEEILSGAQRVHDYVMLTERVAALGIDPNTIRHYLDAFKYGAPPHAGAGIGLERILRYFLGLSDIRYCSLFPRDPKRLYP
- a CDS encoding ankyrin repeat domain-containing protein — protein: MQLSFNFKLNRHILYAFILSLLVLTTGCVQQTEMATSNIRSQIKQPNEGKVFPTLETGKITKKKDIPVNINNRSTALHIAIENRNWPVIKWLLFNVKANVHAKNEYGNTPLHIATEKGNILVISWLLRLGANVNAKNKDGATSLHIAIQNCNWPIVDWLIFEGKANVNAEKEYENAPLHTATEKGNAIIMYHLLKLGANVHAKNKDGETPLHIATQNNDLLAMEILINNGADVDTFNNNGTTPVHIAAKMGYVAALKRLLKCNPDITKTDMIGNTPLHLAAEKGHKEIVEILIQHGYSPFSKDCCGNTPYFSNSDQI